The Paenibacillus sp. FSL H7-0357 nucleotide sequence AAGCTTTTGATCTGTGCATTCTCAATATCACTTTGCATGTTGTCGCCCACGGCGTCAAAAACCTTGCCTATTTTGAGCACTCCTCCAAGGGACTGCATTTGTCCAACCAGTCCGTTCAATACCTCGTTCTGGCGTTTATTGCGGTCAAAGTCATCGGAAGCCTGGGTCCTTGGACTACAGTTGGACTTGCGGTAACGCACATAATCGAGCGCCTCATCCCCCTCCAGCTTGGCCGGGCCCTTCTTCAGATTAATATCTGTTCCGTCCACACTGTCCGTATAGCACATGTCGGCGCTGATGTTGACATCTACTCCATCAAATTCGTCCACAATATCACGGAAGCCTTGAAAATCGAGCACGGTGACATAATCGACATCGATGTCCAGATATTTGCTCATCATCGTCTTCATCTCATCCTCAGCTAGAATGCCTGAGGTTTTCTCCTTGCTCTTGAAGCGGGGGTAAAACGCATTGATCTTGGTCTTCTTATAACCGCTCAGCTCGACGTAAGTATCCCGCGGAAGCGAGACAATCGTCGCCGAATGCGTCTTAGGATTCAGTGCAGCAACCATAATAACATCCGTGAGATTGGACGGATGCTTCGGGCGGTTGTCGGTTCCCAGCAGCAGCATAGTCAGCGGCTTAGACGAAGCAAGCTGGCTGTCCTGGACGGGCTGGTCCACTCCAAATCCTCCCTGCTCGAACTTATAGTACAGAAACCCTACGTAACCCAGCACAGCCAGGATCGCAACCAGAAGGATAATTAATAGCATTTTTCCCAAACGGGCTGCAAATCCCCGTTTCTTTGCTTTTTTCTTGCCCTGTTTTCCAGGAGCAGCCTTAACCTGCTGCCCTCTGCCCGTTTGTTGGGGTCCAGCGGGTCTTCTTGGAGGTAAACTTCCCTTGCTTGTACTCATAATAGAATAAGGTCCTTTTCATTTCGCATAGATTAGGTTGATTTATACTTACTATAGACGATTTCAAACGGTAAAAGTTGCGGTTATTGTCTTTTGGCTGCTGCAGCAGCCTTGCGCTTCTGCCGGGCCTCTACAAAATAACGGACCCGCACCAGCAGCATAAGTCCTACAGCCACCAGCAGGCACTGAATGATCGGCAGTTTGTCATGCTGAAAAATCAGCAGCATGCCTGAGCCAAGTGCCATCATCAGATAGAGCACGATTTCTTTACCAATGGGGAGCTTCTGATTCACGCGGAATACACGGTTATACACATAAGTCAGCAATATAAAAATGACAATATAGGCCACAATAGGATGCTCCGCAAACCATCTCTGCACAGCTCACCACTCCTCCCAAGGTATGTATCGCTTACATTATATCATCCCCGGGAGCTTTAATCCGCAAATAATCCCTGCAATTTAAAAGATCGCCTCACAAGTGGAAACGGCTTCGCCGTCCTCAAAAGGACGGTATCCGTTTCAGCGAGAAATAGAAGGATAATTTATAGCGTGAAGCATATAAATTTTTATATTTAAACAAATACAAGCCGCCGGATTCAACATCCGGCGGCTTGTTCTATATCAGCTTAGGCCTGGCTGGCTTGTGCTGACTTACGCTGCTTTTCTACACGTTCACGCTCGCCCTTGTTCAGGATCTTCTTACGAAGACGAACGGATTTCGGGGTGATTTCACAATATTCGTCATCGTTCAGATACTCAAGCGCACCTTCCAGAGAGAACATCCGTGGGGTCTTCATTTTTACCGTTTCATCCTTTGTAGCGGAACGCACGTTGGTCAGTGCTTTTTCCTTACAGATGTTAACGATAATATCGTTATCACGGGTATGCTCACCGACGATCATACCTTCGTAGATTTCTGTTCCTGGCTCAAGGAATAGAATACCGCGGTCTTCTACGCCCATCATACCGTAGAACGTTGTACTTCCGGTCTCACTGGACACCAGCACGCCCTGATGACGTCCGCCAACCTGGCCGCCGATCAGTGGAGCATAGCTGTCAAAGGCATGGTTCATTACACCATAGCCGCGTGTCAGCGTCAGGAAGTGTGTATTGTAGCCAATCAGGCCGCGTGCAGGAATCAGGAATTCCAGACGAACTTGACCAGTGCCGTGGTTAATCATGTTGACCATTTCGGCTTTGCGGCTGCCCAGGCTCTCCATTACGGCGCCCATGCTTTCTTCAGGAACGTCAATCATCAGACGTTCAAGCGGCTCCATCTTGGCTCCGTCGATTTCTTTGACGATAACCTCAGGCTTGGAAACCTGCATTTCATAACCTTCACGGCGCATATTCTCGATCAGGATACCGAGGTGAAGCTCACCGCGTCCGGATACGATAAAGGCGTCAGGGGAATCTGTTTCATCCACACGCAAGCTGACATCTGTTTCGAGCTCTTTGAACAGACGCTCGCGCAGCTTACGGGAAGTTACCCATTTGCCTTCTTTACCGGCAAACGGACTGTTGTTCACGAGGAACGTCATTTGCATCGTAGGCTCATCGATCTTCAGGACCGGAAGGGCTTCAGGATGCTGCGGATCAGCAATCGTCTCACCGATGTTGATATCCTTGATGCCGGCGATAGCAACGATGTCGCCTGCGCCCGCTTCTTCGGTTTCTACGCGCTTGAGGCCTTGGAAGCCGAACAGCTTCTCGATCCGTGCCGTCTTGCTCTTACCGTCACGCATAATAACAGTTACGGATTGGCCTTGCTTGATAACACCGCGGTTTACACGTCCGATGGCAATACGGCCAAGGTATTCATTGTAATCCATCAGCGTAACAAGGAACTGCAGAGGTTCTTCAACTTTTTCAGTCGGAGCCGGGATATGCTCAACAATGGTTTCATACAAAGCAAGCATGTTGTCATCCTGTTTCTCAGTATCCATGCTCGATGTGCCGTTTAGTGCGGATGCATAAACTACCGGGAATTCCAGCTGATCGTCACTGGCTTCAAGCTCAATGAACAGATCCAGCACTTCATCAATAACTTCCTTCGGACGTGCAGCCGGACGGTCAATCTTGTTCACTACAACGATTGGTGTCAGGTGCTGTTCCAGCGCTTTGCGCAGAACGAACTTCGTTTGCGGCATGCAGCCTTCATAGGCGTCAACAACAAGCAGTACACCATCAACCATCTTCATGATCCGTTCCACTTCGCCGCCGAAGTCAGCATGGCCCGGGGTATCTACAATGTTGATCAAGAACTCTTTATAGGTAATTGCTGTATTTTTGGCTAGGATGGTGATTCCGCGTTCCCGCTCCAGGTCGTTCGAGTCCATGGCACGTTCTTGCAGGTGCTCATGCGCGCTAAAAATTCCTGATTGCTGCAAAAGCTGATCGACAAGTGTTGTTTTACCATGGTCAACGTGGGCAATGATCGCAATGTTGCGAATATCTTTTCTTGAATGCATGATTTGTATCCAAATCCTCTCATTTATCAAATTAAAAATGTTTAAATTTATAGCATGTCACGGCAGTCTCACAAAAGAAGCGCCTGGCAGAAAGCCGACGCTCCAACATTCCTTAATATTATAGTGAAAGCACTATGAAAAGCAAGTCTTTTTCTGAAAAAACGATTTCCAACTTCGTTTAATTTTTCTAATTTCGAGTCAGACCCTTTTTTCCTTGAGAAGATCCGCAAATTTCACAGCTGCCGGTTCACTCACCAGCCCCCGTTCCACTTCTTGCGGCTTCCCGGTTTTCCGCGCCCGGCCATCAGCCAAATCCCGGCAGCAATCAGTACCGCACCTAACAAATACAACGCTCCTGTGCCCAGCAGACTGAAGATAAACAGCACCAGACTCAGTGCTCCCAGTATGACAGACGTAGTCATCAGACCGCCGGTCCGCGCCGGAGAATACAGCGAATATTCATAAAGCCCGACAGCGATGCCGAACAGCAGCAGCGGCCACAGATGAGTCATAAGCCCCCAGCCCCAGGTATTGCATAACCCGAGGAGCAATCCATATACAGTCAATATTCCGGCCGGAATCAACACGGTTGCCGAAGCGCGGCGGCTGAAGAAAAGCACATGCAGGAACAGGCCTGGAACCAGTATCACGAGTGGCCATAAGGCCCGCCCGAGAAACCCGAACACCCCCAGCTTTCCGAATAGAATCACAATGCCGGCGGCGGCAATAAAAATACCCAGTTTCATGTCGTTTTTGGAAGACATCAATCACCCATCCCTTCAAATTCACGTCTATTCCTTACCTCGTCACTTCGAAAGTACATTCCTGCGACAGGATTCCCTTTATATTTTATCTGAAAAATAAATAAAACACCATCATTCTTCATATTTTAGAAGATGATGAAAAAGCTGCTCAGTCTAAAGAGGCTGCGCCCCAGCTTATCCAGCTTTTGGCACAGCCTCTAGTATTGCCGCTTCTTAACCTGCGGATACGGTCCTCCGCTTAATCATGCCGGACAGGACAACGATAACACCAAGTGCAAGCGGCAAAATGGAGTGTAAAGACGGCAGCATAAAGGAGAGCACCGCGCCAAACTTGGCATCCTGCAGCAGCATTTCTCCAGCTGTATGGGCGAGTATGTAGGCGCCGATGAAGACAAGTACAGGAAACCGGTGCAGCCAGCCAACGATAATACCGCTTCCCCAGACGACGATCGGAATACTTAAAGCGATCCCGATGACGATCAGGGCCAAATCACCCTTGGCTACTCCCGCAATCGCCAGCACATTGTCGAGACTCATGATGAAGTCAGCCAACAGAATGGTGCGGATGGACCTCCACACGGTAGAGCTTTCCTCCACCCTAACCTCCTCTTCTTCCTCCAGCAGCAGCTTGAAGGCAATCCATAGCAGCAGAATGCCTCCGCCTGCTTCAATATAAGGGATTTTCAGCAGCAGCACTGCCGCAAACGTCAGCACACACCGCAGAATGACAGCGCCCGCAGCCCCCCACCAGACAGCAGTTTTGCGGTTCTTCTCCGGGAGACTTTTGCTGGCCATCGCTATGACCATCGCGTTATCTCCGCTCAGCA carries:
- a CDS encoding TerC family protein, producing MDSLLLLGEILMINLVLSGDNAMVIAMASKSLPEKNRKTAVWWGAAGAVILRCVLTFAAVLLLKIPYIEAGGGILLLWIAFKLLLEEEEEVRVEESSTVWRSIRTILLADFIMSLDNVLAIAGVAKGDLALIVIGIALSIPIVVWGSGIIVGWLHRFPVLVFIGAYILAHTAGEMLLQDAKFGAVLSFMLPSLHSILPLALGVIVVLSGMIKRRTVSAG
- the typA gene encoding translational GTPase TypA, giving the protein MHSRKDIRNIAIIAHVDHGKTTLVDQLLQQSGIFSAHEHLQERAMDSNDLERERGITILAKNTAITYKEFLINIVDTPGHADFGGEVERIMKMVDGVLLVVDAYEGCMPQTKFVLRKALEQHLTPIVVVNKIDRPAARPKEVIDEVLDLFIELEASDDQLEFPVVYASALNGTSSMDTEKQDDNMLALYETIVEHIPAPTEKVEEPLQFLVTLMDYNEYLGRIAIGRVNRGVIKQGQSVTVIMRDGKSKTARIEKLFGFQGLKRVETEEAGAGDIVAIAGIKDINIGETIADPQHPEALPVLKIDEPTMQMTFLVNNSPFAGKEGKWVTSRKLRERLFKELETDVSLRVDETDSPDAFIVSGRGELHLGILIENMRREGYEMQVSKPEVIVKEIDGAKMEPLERLMIDVPEESMGAVMESLGSRKAEMVNMINHGTGQVRLEFLIPARGLIGYNTHFLTLTRGYGVMNHAFDSYAPLIGGQVGGRHQGVLVSSETGSTTFYGMMGVEDRGILFLEPGTEIYEGMIVGEHTRDNDIIVNICKEKALTNVRSATKDETVKMKTPRMFSLEGALEYLNDDEYCEITPKSVRLRKKILNKGERERVEKQRKSAQASQA
- a CDS encoding YlaH-like family protein translates to MQRWFAEHPIVAYIVIFILLTYVYNRVFRVNQKLPIGKEIVLYLMMALGSGMLLIFQHDKLPIIQCLLVAVGLMLLVRVRYFVEARQKRKAAAAAKRQ
- a CDS encoding LCP family protein is translated as MSTSKGSLPPRRPAGPQQTGRGQQVKAAPGKQGKKKAKKRGFAARLGKMLLIILLVAILAVLGYVGFLYYKFEQGGFGVDQPVQDSQLASSKPLTMLLLGTDNRPKHPSNLTDVIMVAALNPKTHSATIVSLPRDTYVELSGYKKTKINAFYPRFKSKEKTSGILAEDEMKTMMSKYLDIDVDYVTVLDFQGFRDIVDEFDGVDVNISADMCYTDSVDGTDINLKKGPAKLEGDEALDYVRYRKSNCSPRTQASDDFDRNKRQNEVLNGLVGQMQSLGGVLKIGKVFDAVGDNMQSDIENAQIKSLISTYWKISKENIEFVPVTGTWRSPYVYINDKELEAAKKSLQDRIAGVSSAASESTAP